Within the Salinimonas marina genome, the region GAATTTTTTCACTTTTAATTATTGTGGTTTTGCTGGTCTTAGCCTTTGCGGTTGGTTCACAAAACGAGTCGGTTATTTCGGTAAATTATTTGATAGCGCAGGCACAGTTGCGAATTTCAACCTTAATTGCGGTGGCCCTGACAATAGGTGTAATAA harbors:
- a CDS encoding LapA family protein, translating into MKGIFSLLIIVVLLVLAFAVGSQNESVISVNYLIAQAQLRISTLIAVALTIGVIIGFLIMLTSWLSLRLQLTTTRSRLKKALKEH